The following coding sequences lie in one Phalacrocorax aristotelis chromosome 2, bGulAri2.1, whole genome shotgun sequence genomic window:
- the MCMDC2 gene encoding minichromosome maintenance domain-containing protein 2, which produces MHREIQKMREIALVYLDRSGGLQKFVHDCKKYNDSKQSYAVYRFIISINPSDIAELDATLGNYILHNPIQAAQIFQSVCFIAIKTLSLIEQLQTEAQISILLKPTHLPPLPSYILSLSAFPFDYTSQRFYMSEGIAIAMGTVTKYTQGARFLCTEETCPFSEGFRCIRVHLPGATESATVRNDFVCSLCSSPLQEDMKFRVLGDKQIVEMIDAKVLDALKGYSNDKLHFRIQTFTVFLRDELANKMKIGNHYKIIGIPACVQNGLQATACIEVSSVQLCKPKGPLFISDNFKYLLSLTSSSCWRFTAILANIFASQVVPPGTYNTLKLAILLSLVQTCEKENADYLDLLIVTSDTLVIDRLLNYSVCLLPRGIRHPPSSEIFPSVSKDKHGTGSASIHACSAVLAKGGVCYIADLSSYKKDKLELLQSVLESRMTTVFIPGKKYGEEADQQVTISVQTNFWSFVDIDSSSKKHIQKDNFLIGQMDASLIPPNLLDVFGLLIYDEFPSCRLSSLIPHVLKKAINPDAMLYRVSQQFKMQDYEEFILFAKNLHVELSSEAENLIQGYYLASRRVRRDSVHGSTVSASALKILISLSKAHTKLSLRKKVLEEDALIAILLLESSLTLKHGN; this is translated from the exons ATGCATcgtgaaatacagaaaatgaggGAAATTGCCCTTGTTTACCTTGACAGAAGCGGTGGCCTTCAGAAATTTGTGCACGATTGCAAAAAATATAATG ACTCAAAACAAAGTTACGCTGTTTATCGTTTCATTATTTCAATAAATCCTTCTGATATTGCTGAACTAGATGCGACTCTGGGAAACTACATTCTTCATAATCCCATACAAGCTGCACAGATTTTTCAGTCA GTATGCTTCATAGCTATTAAGACATTGTCATTAATTGAACAACTGCAGACAGAGGCCCAG ATTAGCATACTGCTGAAACCAACACATTTGCCACCTTTACCAAGTTATATTCTGAGTCTTTCTGCGTTTCCTTTTGATTACACATCTCAGAGATTTTATATGTCTGAGGGAATAGCAATTGCAATGGGAACTGTAACAAAATATACGCAAGGAGCAAGATTTCTTTGCACTGAGGAAACCTGCCCATTTTCTGAag ggTTTAGGTGCATAAGAGTGCATCTGCCTGGAGCTACGGAATCTGCCACAGTGAGGAACGATTTTGTGTGCAGTTTGTGTTCTTCGCCACTGCAGGAAGATATGAAATTTAGAGTACTTGGTG ataaaCAAATAGTTGAAATGATTGATGCAAAAGTTCTTGATGCTTTGAAAGGATATTCCAatgataaattacattttaggATTCAGACATTCACAGTTTTCTTGAGAG atGAACTGgccaataaaatgaaaataggaaACCATTACAAGATTATAGGGATTCCAGCTTGTGTACAAAATGGCTTACAAGCTACAGCATGTATAGAAGTCAGTAGCGTACAGCTCTGTAAACCAAAGG GTCCTTTGTTTATCAGTGACAATTTTAAGTATCTGCTCTCACTGACTTCAAGTTCATGCTGGAGGTTTACTGCCATCCTCGCCAATATCTTTGCTTCTCAAGTCGTTCCACCAGGCACTTACAATACTCTCAAACTTGCGATATTGCTGAGTCTAGTACAGAcgtgtgaaaaagaaaatgcagattatCTGGATCTGTTGATTGTGACAAGCGACACGCTAGTAATTGATAG GCTTCTGAATTACAGTGTATGTCTTCTGCCTCGTGGCATACGACACCCACCTTCTAGtgaaatttttccttctgtctccaAAGATAAACACGGAACTGGAAGTGCCAGTATTCACGcgtgcagtgctgtgctggctaAGGGTGGTGTCTGTTACATAGCAGACTTATCTTCATATAAAAAGGATAAACTTGAACTTCTACAGTCCG TGCTGGAGAGCAGAATGACAACAGTATTCATTCCTGGGAAGAAGTATGGAGAAGAGGCTGACCAGCAAGTTACCATTTCAGTTCAGACCAATTTTTGGTCTTTTGTAGATATAGATTCTTCCTCAAAGAAACATATACAAAAGGATAACTTCTTAATTGGACAGATG GATGCGAGTTTGATTCCACCTAACCTTCTAGATGTTTTTGGGCTTTTGATATACGACGAGTTTCCTTCATGTCGACTATCTTCTCTCATACCTCACGTCTTGAAAAAAGCCATTAATCCTGACGCCATGCTGTACAGAGTCTCGCAGCAGTTCAAAATGCAGGATTATGAGGAG tttattttgtttgctaagAATCTTCATGTTGAACTGAGTTCGGAAGCAGAAAACCTCATTCAGGGCTACTATCTTGCAAGTCGCAGAGTGAGAAGAGATTCTGTTCATGGATCAACAGTATCAGCATCTGCACTAAAAATTCT GATTTCACTATCCAAGGCTCATACTAAACTAAGTTTAAGAAAGAAAGTACTTGAGGAAGATGCGTTGATTGCCATCTTGTTACTTGAATCATCTCTTACCCTAAAACATGGTAATTAA